In Electrophorus electricus isolate fEleEle1 chromosome 10, fEleEle1.pri, whole genome shotgun sequence, the genomic window acatttgaagatATTACACtactgcaaacaaacagagaatcCGAAGAGCAATACAGTCGAATTTGTACCGTCATCCGGACGGCACACCGACATCTCTTTGGTAATTCCATTATTCTGAACCAACAGAAATATTGGCTGGAATTGGAAAAGAGGTCAGTATAAGACGTATCCTTTCATAGATTGAGAAAATCTATGCTTTCTCTTTAGTTTTCTTAAGCTTCAGAAGTTCATTACATGCTCTAAATTTTATTAACCAAAGGTGGACGAAAACACATTGATATTTTGAAATTTTTAAAcgaattacaaacacattttatactaaaaacaaatgcgttaataaaatatatttgtaaaaatgttaatctaTATAActgatacatttaatttaattacaacaaaaaatatGTTAAGAACTTCTGAAAACTTCACCTTACCATATACTAAATGTGACATTGGAGAAGCATGAGTGAATTGTAAGTGAGGGAAATAactttgaatttaaaaaaaaaaatgaagaaaagcgcTAGAATCACACAGCAGAGTGAAGGCATCAGCAAAAAAGTGTCTCACACCATCAATGTGAAGCACTGAACGTGGGCTCCTGTGGGGTTTATATATGTAGTGTGAAATGAGAAACAAGGGTGAATAATAATCTGCAAACCTGGACATTAAAAATGGACTGAATCAAGAGGCTTCTTTGGCCACTGACTATTGAAAGCTGGCTTTCCAGTgatatttaatttgatgttCAAGCAGAAATACTTGGTTGAAAAGATGAGCCTCTCCccaaaaacaaattgaaaagccAACTAGTGACTGAATGCATAAAGTCAATGAATCCATAGAACAATATCACTCTGAGTGCACTATTCATGCAATGATAAGATAGTAATtcagatacatctggagacgtGCATGTtggagggtggaaaagaaagaaatcattgggtgtcatcggcatagcagtggtaggagaggCCATGAGAAGATAATGCATCAGCTACAGAAGGAGTAAACAAAGAGAATAGAAAAGGggctaatactgagccctgtggaaacaccagtggagagtctacatggtttgaaTGTGGATcttctccatgttacctgataggaccgtccctccagataggactgaaaccatttccatgcagagccagtcacaccaaggctggagagaacagagaggagaatgtgtgtCAAAGGCCTCCGAAAGGTCCAGAAAAATCAAGACATATTACAGTTTGACTGCTTTAGCAGCATGGAGTTTCTACCTCAATGCTATGAAGGCagtttctgttaaatgtgcCGGTtcgtagccagactgattgcgaagagttgttgatgatgaaagagatgaaaggaagcaaatctcttgagattgtctggaacataAGGGAGGGAACGGGATCCAGAGAACATGGAGTCGGATTTCTGAAAGTCAGGAGTTGATGAATTTggactgaggagagaggagaaaaagaagtcagagcaCTGGATGTAGGGGAATGAAGACTGCtcaggaacagaggaaaaggaccggcggattgctgcaaccttctcctcaaagaatctgatgaaatcctcaggattaagagatgaggaaggaggaggtgggggagggataaggaaagaagaaaaatagtgaaaagcttgcgtggatcagatgctgatggtTCAAATTTTTGTCTGTactaggatgactttgcagatgttacttctagtgagaacttggaaagaagAGACTGGTATAAGATGAGATCTGATTTTAGGACTTTTCCTCCACCGCCCCTCTACAGTCCTTAGCGCTCTCTTGTGGCATcggagtgtttctgttagccagggggcaggtggggaagatCTTGCAGGTCAAAAAGAGAGAAgtcacagaagattcattgatgaggagagtgtagaaatgacaGTATTTGAActgtatccagagagagagagagagagagagtcatggTGAGGAAGGATGAAAAAAATAGTAGAaataagggaagagggagtgatggagtgcagattgcgacagaaggaggaggaacaagtTGGGGAggtatggatggaaagagaagagagagagaacacaaagtgatggtctgagaggtggagggggtcgACTGCAATgaccgatgttgtggtggtctgtgtgaAAATCAGGAATGCCAAGCAAACaggcacactcacactaacaaaGACAATAACGAACGGCAGGTGTGACACGACCAATTAACAATGTAGGGGCGTGGTGATCAAAAAACACAGGGAGGAGtgtaggaggagggggccgtcCCATGACAGGAAGACTGTTTTAAAGAGGACTTAGCGgcagtgtgaacaggtgcgTTGTTAAAACTTGAAGGGCAAAGTTTACATTGCTTCCTGACTACATAACGTTCCAGGTAaagatgtatgtgttttcttttacaggCTTGCCCTAAAAGAAAGCAGGagagttttcttctttctgaTTTTATTGTTGTGCTGCAGAATAATGAGGACCATGTTTGTGGTGCTGGCTCTTGCCCTGCTGGTGATGGGTGGTGAGTGGTCCAATTCAGCTTTTAGGGAATACCTGTTTCACATGATTAGTATTGTATACAACATTGATTGCTCCTTATTGCTCCCCATTACCTGACTTGCAGGTTCTGCCCTACAATGTAACCACTGTGTACCCTTGATCCCTGGTGGCAAATGTCCAGACACCATTGAAACATGTGGATCTGCT contains:
- the LOC118242150 gene encoding lymphocyte antigen 6B-like: MRTMFVVLALALLVMGGSALQCNHCVPLIPGGKCPDTIETCGSAKDTCVTFNLANILVYKKCIKMSDCLLLQGLPLVNVVCCQTDLCN